The Vibrio crassostreae genomic interval TGAATGTATCTCACACCTCAATTGCGAATAAGCTTCGTGATTACGGTATCAGAAAGAACTGATCGAATAAGAACAAGATTATGGAAGATTTGAGTACACCAGAGCGCATTTATAAGCATGATGGTAATCTGATTCTACGCACGGCTGAAATTGATGACGCTGGCATGATCAGCGAGTACTTTCAGGTTAACAGAGAGTACCTGAAACCTTGGGAACCGATTCGCGAAGATGCGTTCTTTGATAGAGCGAGTTGGGCGCAGCGACTGATCAAGTTAAACGAGCTTCATAAAATGGGGCTAGGCTATTACTGTTTACTGATTAACGCTGACTCTAATGAAATGTTAGGCACCATATCGTTCAGTAATTTGTCGCGTTTTCCGTTCTACGCTTGTAATGTCGGTTACTCATTGGCTCAAAGTGCACAGGGGCACGGTTACATGCGCAGAGGCTTGAGCATGGCGAAGGACTACATGTTTGATGTGCAGAACATGCACCGCTTAATGGCGGGCTACATGCCTCACAACGAACGCAGTGCGGGTGTATTAGAGCATCTTGGTTTTGTTCGAGAAGGCTTTGCCAAAGATTACCTACAGATTAACGGTAAATGGGAAGACCATGTGCTGACCGCGTTAGTTAACCCAAATTGGGAAGACAGACGCACTGTTTAGACGCAGTTGTAGTTAACAACGCGCGTATTTAAGTAAACAGGCTAACAACGAATTTAAAGGCAGCGAATATCAAGCGATCTCTAATCGCCGCTGTATCAAAAAGAACAGATAGGCATGGTAAATCCATCAGCCTGAGAAGATATTTGAGGAATTTTGATGTCATACACAACTTTGGACGAATACCAAAGAAAATGGATTTTCACCCACCAGTCAATGCCGCTTCCAGCAGAGGACTTGGAAAAGATTAAGCCAATGACACAGGCAAGAGCATCTCAGTTCTGGAAAGAGAACGTGAGTCCTCAAAGCCCAGACGCAGAACGACTAAGCTCGCAAGACTGGCCAAGCAAAGCATCGAACTGGAATGAAGAGATCAGCTGGATGGCGCATTGGGAAGCGGATGAGCCTGAAATGCCAGAAGAGATCCTTAATTTTATCGATTGGCAAGATGACGTAACTGTTTATTTTTGTTACGAAAAATACAATGTTCTTGAAACCAAATGGGCGATTTTCAAGAAGCATTGGAAAAACTTTTTGTTCTACGATGATGGTCCAATTCTATTAGGTCGTCGTCGCTCTGAAGCACTTTGGTTTGCGACTAATGGTACTGTGAAAATCGGTAACCGAGCATAAGCCGACAAAGAATTTTAAGCGGTAGAAAAGCGAGCATAGCGCTCGCTTTTTTTGTGCCTGTGGATCTTTGAAGATCGTTGCGAAACGCCCACTGTTTGAACCTAAAAATTGAATCGAATTCCTACTCGTTTAAAAACGGAAATTTATGAAATTGAGATCGCTATCTCATTGGCTTAGTTGAAGTTTTATGGTGTTGGGCTATCTTTATAGTACTGCCTTAGTGGAGGTGAAGTATTATGATTTGGGATACTCTCGAACGTGTAAATAAACTTCGCAAGGAAGCAATGGAGGATCCAGAGTTTTTGGATTCAGCAAAAATGCATGAGGAATGGCTTTTAAGCGAAACTCATAATCAATCAAACAAAGGAGCAAAAGAGAAGAAACCGAAAAAGCTATCTGACATTTATGAAAACACGGATTTTCCTATCAACCCAACTGGAACGAAACATTAACAATGATGAACTGCAACACGGCTAAGGCTCTTAACCAAAAAGCGATAAGTCGATTAAACATACCAGCCTTAAGCCACCCATAAAAAAGCCACTTTCAACGAACCGAAAGTGGCTTTTTCTTTTCTCGTTAGCTTCTTTACTCGTTAACAACTAAAGCTAATCGTTTTAAATGCTAGCTATTGATCAGGCTTAAGCCGCTTGGTAATGCGTCACCAAACACGCGCTTAGACTCGCTCTCAGAAAGCTCAGTAACTTCACTTACTAGCGTTAGCCAAGACTCTGGCACCTTGCTTTGCTTGAGCTTCTCAATCACTTGATTACGATAGTCGTCAGAGATATCAAACTGACGGTCGCCGGTCTTACGACAAATCATCACAGCAGCGAAGGCGATCATCTGCTCTTTATGCCAGTTCTGTTCAAGCAGTTTCGGTAACCACTGTTCAGCTTGCTCTCTAGGAATCACGCTGTGTTGGCTACCATACAAAGGTGTTCTTGATGCTAATCGACCTAGCGCCCACCAGTGCGCTTGTTCAAATTGGTTATGATTAATCGCTTTGCTTAAGAACCAAGTCGCTAATAGAACCTTGTCTTCCACTTCCAGTTGTTCAAGTGACGCTGCCAATCGCACCATGGCTTCATAGCCATTGTCTTGTGCATCTTTGGCCGTTTTAGGGTTTTTCATTGCACCTGGGTGAAGGTACTTCGCGATATCAGCCAAGATGGTCTCTTGCTGCTCTTGGTTTAAACCACCGGCAACACGACGCCAGAACACCCACCAGTCTGTCCAGCCTTGATGGTTCTGGAACTGAATGTTCTGTTGATAAAGTCCCCAAATTTGCTCAATACGCCATGAATCCGTTGGATCACCAAAGCCAGGACGCAGCGAGTAACCAGCCAAACGTAGCCAGTTCTTCTCGTGTGCTTCTGAGCGGCGACGACGCTTACGACCTAATGAGAAGGTATCGAACAGGTGACGAAGGGTCGTGAAGTCCCATTCATCGCGTTTACCCAATCGCTTCTCAAGATCTTTAGATAGTGTTTTGATCTCTTTCGATTCAGCACTCTTTTTGTTGCCGCTGTACAGACGAGAAATCAACTCCTTACACTCATCCAATCTTGGATGAAGTTTAGAGTTGTCGGATTCATCGCCTTGCTTGTTTCTGACTTCGAACTCAAGCAACCAACGCTTGGTGTCATCTTCTGTACTCACACACTCCATTTTCAATGTGCCGACTTCCGTTAACTGACAAGCGAGTAAAACTTCGACTCGTTCTTTTTGGTTGGCTTGAAGTTCTGCAGTACCTGAGCCTTCCAATGTAGAAATATACGGTGGAAGAGGAGAAAACAAGTCCGCATCCACATTGACCATCACACCGTTTTGAATGGCGGTGTCGTGAGCAATTTGATCGTGTGTTGAAGTCAGTAGATTAAATCGTACTGGCTCACCTAAAGTCAGCGAGAAACGACGGCTGTTTAAGCGTATCTCTTGGCCTTCTTCAGTACCTTTGGCAAGCAGACAAAGCGCTTTGCCCATCTTGTTCTTCTCTTGTAGATGCAAGAAGTACGAACGAGCAGCACCACCACCGATTTTCAGTTGCGCGCCACGACGAGCTTTACCAAAGGCAACTGCGCCTAGCGCCACAGACCAGTCTGGGTGAGGGTTATCTAATACTGTGATTGGAGCGCCGTTCCAGTTACCTAGTAGCTGAGTAATACGCTCTGTGACAAGTTCACTGTTGAACACACCGCCGTTAAGCAGCACACCAACAGGGATAGCAGGCTTAGTGTCATCGAACTCAATCGAGTCTGAGTTTTCCAGCGCAGCTTTTGACACTTGTTGATGTGTCGTTAGGAACTCTGCAACATGTTTGCTGACCGCAGGATCGGCAACGTAAGGCAGGCCGAATTCAACCACGGCACTGCGGCGTTTGTCTGGTGTTTCAGTAAACTCAGAAAGCGGGAAGAAACCTTCCAATGCGATTTGATGAACTTCTTGTTTGGTTAAACCAATACTCTTGGTACCGCCAAGTAGCTTTGAACCGCTGCCCAGCATAGTGATTTTCACATCATCGGGTGCATTGGCAGAAAGCAGGCTCTCTTTTGCGGCGCGAGTTTGTTGAATCAGTTTGGTTAGGCTAGAGGCATTCAGCTTTTTGTTTTGATTGAAGCGTTGCTCAGCAAGGTGAGCAAGGGCTAAATCGAGGTTATCACCACCCAGCATCAAGTGTTCGCCAACGCCAATACGGTCGAGTGCTAGCTCGTTGTGGCCTTGCATGTCCGAATTGCTATTAGCATCGAATTTGGCTTCAATTAAGCTCAAGTCGGTAGTACCACCGCCGACATCACACACTAAGATCAATGGGATCTGTTGAAGCTCTTTCGCAGCAGTTTGTTGATGACGAGCGTACCAGTCGTAACATACCGCTTGAGGCTCTTCGAGTAATAGAATCTTGCCTAAGCCTGCGAGTTCTGCGGCTTCAAGTGTCAGCTTACGTGCTGTCTCATCGAATGAAGCCGGAACCGTCACTACAACATCTTGGTCTTCAAGTTTGTTGCTTGGGTTGCGGTAGTTCCATGCTTGGCGAATGTGATTCAGGTAGCTTGCACTTGCGACAACTGGCGAGACTTTATCAACATCAGCTGCGCCTGCCCAAGGCAGAATGTCGGAGTTACGATCCACCGCTTGGTGTGATAACCAGCTTTTAGCACTCGACACTTGGCGGCCTTCAACCTTAGCACCCAATTCACGGGCCCATTCTCCAACGATAACGTTCTTAATATCGCCTTCAACTGGGCTTGGTTCCCAGGGCATAGTCAGGTCAGAAGGGGAGATTTGACCTTGTGCAGGGTGGTAACGAAATGATGGTAGTAGAGGCTTGCGAACCACTTCACCGGGGCCGATGAGTTGGTCAATATCGAAAAGAGAAACGGGAGCATGTTGTAGGTCGTCGTTGATTTCACAGTAAGCGACAACCGTATTCGTTGTGCCTAAGTCAATGCCGACTAAAAAACGAGGAGTTGCCATACAAAACCTTATTCTTCCAGAGTGATGACCAGTTTTTTGATAGCTTTGGTCTTATTGTTGTTATTCGTAAACGCCATTCCTGAAAAACAGGTAGGACTAGGTTGAGAACTGCATTGATAAAGTAACGGCACCCGCTAAGGTGCCGTTGATTCATTATGCTTGTTCGTTTGAGTCGCTATTCGTATCTTCACGAACGTCAAACTCAACATGCCATTTCTGACCATTATCAGTAGCAATCGCTTCTAGGTATAAGGTACCTAGCTCAGTAACGCGAGAAGCCAGAGTAACTGGAACCACTTCACCTTCGCGACGGCCTTCTGAAACCGGCAGTGTCACTTGAATTTCAGGAAGTTCGTCTAGTTCTTCAGGCGCCCAGTGATCAAGGTGAGTACCTGCTTGATCTTCACGGCGTGTCGTTGAACCGAAGAATTGGAAGTGAACCGGCTGGCCAATCACTAGGCCGAACTCTTGGCTAGGTACTTGAACGCTTGAACCTTCTTCCATACCAAATGGTGCAACACACAGTGCTTCCATTGGAGGAGCCATACCTGGGATTGCTGGCATCGCGCTTTCAATTCCTACGTAGTAAGAAGAAGCGATACCGCCACGGATACGAACGCCTTGGCCACGACGAACTGCGCCGTAGTAAGAAGCACCGCTTGCAACCGCTAGGTCCAGATCTAGACCTGAAAGTTGTTTAGCGAACTCTTCGTCAGCATTGATCAGCCATTCGTTGATCGTATCTGTAAGACGATCAGCAAGTAGGTTTGATTTTAGAACACCACCATTGAACAGGATTGCTGTTGGTTTGATGAAGTCTGCTGCTGGCGCCGCTTCTGCACCTGGCATACCGGGCATGTTTGCAAACGGGTTGAAATCTTGCTGAGCCGTTTCGCTATTTCCAGAAAGCGCGTTTGCTTGCTTAGAAAGGAATGCGGCAATGTGACGAGTAATCCCTGCGTCTTGAGCGTAAGGCAGACCCATTTGAGTCAGTGCGCCACGCGTCTTTTGTACTGGGTGCTCAGTCACAGCAACTTTAGGGAAGAAGCCGTCCACTAATGTTTGTTGTACTTCTTGCTGAGTCAGTTCTGTTTTCAGTGTCGCGCCAAGTAGTTTAGAACCACGGCTTGGTACAACGATAGGCACAGATTGCAGTTCAGCATCGTTAAGCAGTGCTTCTTTCGCATCACGACATGCGTGAGTCATGGCTTGAACCTGCCAAGGAGCCAATTCTTTGCCTTCTTGAGCCAGTTTCATTTTCAGGCGGTAAGCCAGTGCTAAGTCCATGTTGTCGCCGCCAAGTAGGATGTGTTCACCTACAGCGATACGATTCAGGCTTAAGTTACCGTCGTCTTGTGTTACTTCAACTAGCGAAAGGTCGGTTGTACCACCACCAATATCGACAACAAGAACGATGTCACCAACGTTTACTTCATCACGCCATGTGTCGTTGCTGTTATCAATCCAGCTGTAAAGAGCCGCTTGTGGCTCTTCAAGAAGCGTTAGGTGAGTGAAACCAACATTACGTGCAGCTTCTGCTGTTAGGTCACGAGCCGCAGGATCAAACGAAGCAGGAACCGTGATCGTTACGTCTTGGTCTGCCAGTTTGTGTTCTGGGTTAGCGTGGTTCCATGCGTCTTTAAGGTGCTCAAGGTACAGTTCAGTTGTCTTAAGCGGAGATACTTTTTCTACTTCTTCAGGGCTGCCTGCAGGAAGGAAAGCATCGCGACGGTTTACACCACCGTGGCATAGCCAAGATTTTGCACTTGCTACCAAACGGATAGGGGTTTTAGAGCCAAGGTTACGAGCAATCGCACCCACTAGTGCTTTCGGCTCTGAAGACCAAGGAAGAACGCGAGATCCCGCATTCATTTCATGTTCGTGCGGCTGGTATAGGAACGAGCCAAGTTGGCTGCGAGTTTCTACTGTACCTGGCGCCGTAAGCTGAGGGATTGGCATCACCTCAACGCGAGCGTCTTCATTGGTTGTATCGATGAAAGACAAAACGCAGTGTGTGGTACCTAAATCGATACCGACACTGAATTTAGGTGCCTGATGCTCTTGTGAATGCTCTTGTGAATGCTCTTGAGCTGAATGACTTTGGTGTTCCATTATAGCTCCACCTCTGCCGGTGCAATTACAGATGCATCGTAGTTTTCAGCAAGCTTAGGCAGATTCATGTCAGTTGCTTTCCAACCTTTGTGAACCAGTGTGCCGTTGAATGGCGCATTGCCTGT includes:
- a CDS encoding Hsp70 family protein, with the protein product MEHQSHSAQEHSQEHSQEHQAPKFSVGIDLGTTHCVLSFIDTTNEDARVEVMPIPQLTAPGTVETRSQLGSFLYQPHEHEMNAGSRVLPWSSEPKALVGAIARNLGSKTPIRLVASAKSWLCHGGVNRRDAFLPAGSPEEVEKVSPLKTTELYLEHLKDAWNHANPEHKLADQDVTITVPASFDPAARDLTAEAARNVGFTHLTLLEEPQAALYSWIDNSNDTWRDEVNVGDIVLVVDIGGGTTDLSLVEVTQDDGNLSLNRIAVGEHILLGGDNMDLALAYRLKMKLAQEGKELAPWQVQAMTHACRDAKEALLNDAELQSVPIVVPSRGSKLLGATLKTELTQQEVQQTLVDGFFPKVAVTEHPVQKTRGALTQMGLPYAQDAGITRHIAAFLSKQANALSGNSETAQQDFNPFANMPGMPGAEAAPAADFIKPTAILFNGGVLKSNLLADRLTDTINEWLINADEEFAKQLSGLDLDLAVASGASYYGAVRRGQGVRIRGGIASSYYVGIESAMPAIPGMAPPMEALCVAPFGMEEGSSVQVPSQEFGLVIGQPVHFQFFGSTTRREDQAGTHLDHWAPEELDELPEIQVTLPVSEGRREGEVVPVTLASRVTELGTLYLEAIATDNGQKWHVEFDVREDTNSDSNEQA
- a CDS encoding Hsp70 family protein, yielding MATPRFLVGIDLGTTNTVVAYCEINDDLQHAPVSLFDIDQLIGPGEVVRKPLLPSFRYHPAQGQISPSDLTMPWEPSPVEGDIKNVIVGEWARELGAKVEGRQVSSAKSWLSHQAVDRNSDILPWAGAADVDKVSPVVASASYLNHIRQAWNYRNPSNKLEDQDVVVTVPASFDETARKLTLEAAELAGLGKILLLEEPQAVCYDWYARHQQTAAKELQQIPLILVCDVGGGTTDLSLIEAKFDANSNSDMQGHNELALDRIGVGEHLMLGGDNLDLALAHLAEQRFNQNKKLNASSLTKLIQQTRAAKESLLSANAPDDVKITMLGSGSKLLGGTKSIGLTKQEVHQIALEGFFPLSEFTETPDKRRSAVVEFGLPYVADPAVSKHVAEFLTTHQQVSKAALENSDSIEFDDTKPAIPVGVLLNGGVFNSELVTERITQLLGNWNGAPITVLDNPHPDWSVALGAVAFGKARRGAQLKIGGGAARSYFLHLQEKNKMGKALCLLAKGTEEGQEIRLNSRRFSLTLGEPVRFNLLTSTHDQIAHDTAIQNGVMVNVDADLFSPLPPYISTLEGSGTAELQANQKERVEVLLACQLTEVGTLKMECVSTEDDTKRWLLEFEVRNKQGDESDNSKLHPRLDECKELISRLYSGNKKSAESKEIKTLSKDLEKRLGKRDEWDFTTLRHLFDTFSLGRKRRRRSEAHEKNWLRLAGYSLRPGFGDPTDSWRIEQIWGLYQQNIQFQNHQGWTDWWVFWRRVAGGLNQEQQETILADIAKYLHPGAMKNPKTAKDAQDNGYEAMVRLAASLEQLEVEDKVLLATWFLSKAINHNQFEQAHWWALGRLASRTPLYGSQHSVIPREQAEQWLPKLLEQNWHKEQMIAFAAVMICRKTGDRQFDISDDYRNQVIEKLKQSKVPESWLTLVSEVTELSESESKRVFGDALPSGLSLINS
- a CDS encoding DUF2947 domain-containing protein, with protein sequence MSYTTLDEYQRKWIFTHQSMPLPAEDLEKIKPMTQARASQFWKENVSPQSPDAERLSSQDWPSKASNWNEEISWMAHWEADEPEMPEEILNFIDWQDDVTVYFCYEKYNVLETKWAIFKKHWKNFLFYDDGPILLGRRRSEALWFATNGTVKIGNRA
- the rimJ gene encoding ribosomal protein S5-alanine N-acetyltransferase — its product is MEDLSTPERIYKHDGNLILRTAEIDDAGMISEYFQVNREYLKPWEPIREDAFFDRASWAQRLIKLNELHKMGLGYYCLLINADSNEMLGTISFSNLSRFPFYACNVGYSLAQSAQGHGYMRRGLSMAKDYMFDVQNMHRLMAGYMPHNERSAGVLEHLGFVREGFAKDYLQINGKWEDHVLTALVNPNWEDRRTV